Below is a genomic region from Motilibacter rhizosphaerae.
GTCCACACCAGCAGATCGGCCGCTCGCGCCGGGGACTGAGCTAGCCGGCGACCATGACACCCGAACGGCCCACCGTGCGGTCCACGGTGGTCTTCGGGTCGTACGGCCGGGTGAAGACCACGTCGAGCCAGACGTCGTAGTAGACGCCGGTCTTGAGGCCGCGCAGCTTGAACCCCATGCTGCTGCAGCGCTTCGTCACCTTGACCGTGAACCACTGCAGCTTCGGGGCGGGGCCAGCGCGCAGCGTCTGGTCCAGCGCGGTGACCCGGTAGCTCACGACGTTGGTGTCCTCGGGCGTGGCCCACGTGAGGTCGAAGCCCTTGGCCGCCGGCTTCGTCGAGAGCTGCGCGCTGTCAGGGGCACCGACCGGCTCACCACCGCAGTTCGGGCGCGGCTTCTCGGGGTGCGGGTAGCCGATGCCGCCGGCGCTCGGGGTGTGCGGGCGCGGCACGATGACGGTCACGGCGGACGCCGACGAGGCGGGGACGACGGCGAGCGCGACGAGCGCCGCGGCCAGCAGGGGCGTACGCCGCATGCGGCCTCCCGGGTCTCGCAGGGGACAGCAACCGGCCCCGACGACGCGAGTACGTCGGGGCCGGCGCTCGAAGGTGCTGCGCAGCAACGACAGCTGGCGCGCTCCGGAGCTGCTGCGCTGCTTCTCCGGAGCCTTCCACACGCTGACGACTACCTTGTCGGCGCCGGGGCCGCGGGCTTGAGCCCCGAGTCGCACGAACTTCCCCGGGACCGCCACTACGGTGTGCTCGTCGACGACGAGGAGGCGCATGGCGCTGCAGCCGGCCGAGCGGGAGCGCTCCTGCTGGGGGCGTGCCTGGTTCCGCGCTCGGCACCCCTTCGGGGGCCGGAAGCGCAAGGACCGCGACTGGTGCGACGGGTGCGACGACGGCGGCCTGCTGGACGCGTGCAGCGGCCTCGACGGCTGCGACATCGGCTTCCTGCTCGGCCCCCTTCTGGTCCTGACGGCCTGGGCGGTGCTCACCGGACAGCGGGACCGCGTCGTGGTGGACGAGCGCCGCTACCCCTCCGCGCTGGCCCGCCTCGCCGCCACTGCCGTCCGCGCCTACCAGGAGCGCACGTCACTCCGGTGGGGCGCCCGGTGCCGCTACACCCCCTCCTGCAGCACGTACGCCTTGGACGCCCTCGCGGTCCACGGCCTGCGCCGGGGCACCCTGCTCGCCCGCGCACGGTTGCGGCGCTGCCGGCCCGGCGGGGGGCGGGGCTGGGACCCCGTGCCCTCAGCGGTCGGCGAGGCGACGGACGAAGCGCAGCCCTGACCACGTCGCGTCGACGGCGCAGACCTTGTTGTCCACCAGCCCTGAGGCGAGGCCCGCGGCGCGCACGTCGCCCTCGCCGAGCCCGGTCACGACGCCGGAGCTCCGCTTGGGCCAGCAGAGCCAGAGGCCGCCGGCGGTGCTCAGCCGCGCCGGGAGCCGTTCCAGCGCGCGCGCCAGCTCGACCTGCTGCACGACGAACGCCAGCACCACGTCGTAGTCCCCGCTCCCCGCCCTGCGGTGCACGACGGTCCCGTCGGGCAGGTCGGGCACCACGAACCCGGCGGGCGCGCCGGCCAGCAGGACCCGCGACCCCGCGCGGATGCCGAGCTTGCGGGCGAGGGGCGTACCGGAGTAGCCGACGTCCATCCGCGGAGGCTAGCGGCGGGGCCGCAGGTTCCTGCAAGGGCGCGCCAAGACCCGGCGCGGACGCTGGGCACGTCCCGATCGAGGCGCCCCGCGCCGGACCCCTGGAGCCCGCCATGCCCACCACCCCCAGCCCCTCCCTCCCCCTCCCGACCGCGTCCCCCGACACCTCCCGGGTGCTGGTCCGCGGCGCCACCGTGCTCACCGTCGACCCGGAGCTCGGCGTGCTGCCCCGCGGGGACGTGCTCGTCGAGGGCGAGCGGATCCTCGCGGTCGGCACCGACCTCTCGGCCGCCGGCGCGACCGTCATCGACGCCACCGGGATGATCGCGCTCCCCGGCTTCGTCGACGCCCACGTCCACGCCTGGGAGGGCCAGCTGCGCGGCAGCGGACCAGTCGTCGACTTCGGCGGCTACCTCGGCCTCACGGCGTTCGGGGCCGGCCCGCGCTACTCCCCGGACGACGTCTACGCCGGCACCCTCGCCACGGCCGTCTCCGCGCTCGACGCTGGCATCACCACCGTCGTCGACAACGCGCACAACGCCCTCACCCTCGAGCACGCGGTCGCCGGCGTCCAGGCGCTCACCGACGCCGGCCTGCGCGGGGTCGCGGCCGTCGGTGCGCCGTTCGGCTCCCCCGACGACGGCGTCGTCGCGCTCGCGGCCCGGCTGCGCGAGTCGACGAGCACGCCCCTCGTGGGCGTCCGCGCCTTCGGCGTCCACCCCTCGGACCGCCTGTGGCGAGCGGCGGCCGAGGCAGGGCTCTGGGTGTCGACCGAGCTCGGCCCGCACACGCCGGACCTGACCGCGGTCATGGGCGCGCTCGCGGCGTCCGGCCTGCTCGGGGAGCGGCACGCGTTCAACCACTGCTACGACCTGCCCGAGGCGGTCTGGCGCCTCGTCGCAGAGTCGGGGGCGGCGGTCAACCTCTGCCCCCGCTCGGACGCGGCGTTCGGGCTCGGCTCGGCGGTCGCGCCCGTCGAGGCCGCGCTCGCCTGCCGCGGCGAGGTCGGGCTCAGCGGCGACAACGAGATCAGCTACGCGCTGAGCATGTTCGCCGAGATGCAGGTGCTGCAGTCCCGCTACCGCGCCGAGGCGTGGCGGCGGCGCGCGGCCGGCGAGCAGGCGGAGACCGACGCGCTGACGCCCGAGCGGCTGCTGCGCATGGCCACACTCGGCGGCGCGGCCAATGCGGGGCTCGCCGACCGGGTCGGCTCGCTGACCCCGGGCAAGCAGGCCGACATCGTCCTGCTCCGCGCCGACAGCCCGCGCCTGGCCGGCGTGCCGGACCCGATGGTCGCCGTCACGGCGTACGCCGACACCGCGGACGTCGACACCGTCCTCGTCGCCGGCCGCCTGCGCAAGCGCTACGGGCGGCTGGTCGGGCGCACGCTGCAGACGGCCCAGGAGCTCGCCGTCGAGTCGCGGGAGCGCCTGGCCGCGTCCACGCGAACCCCGGCGTGAGCGCCCGAGGACTGGCAGGATCCGGGAGCGTGCTGGACTTCCGCCTGCTCGGCCGCCTCCAGGTCGAGCAGGACGGCCAGCCCCTCCCGCTCGGTCCGCCGAAGCAGCGCGCCCTGCTGGCGCTGCTCCTGCACGAGACCGGCTCGGTCGTGAGCTCGGACCGGCTGGTGCACGAGATCTGGGGCGAGGACGCCTCGCCCCAGATCACCTCCAGCCTGTACGCCCTGGTGTCCCGCCTGCGCCAGGTGGTGCGCGACTCCCCGGACACGCCCTCCCCGCTCGTGCGCTCGGGCAGCGGCTACCTCATCGACGTCGTTCCCGGACAGCTCGACGCGGTCCGCTTCCAGGAGGGCGTGCGCGCGGCCCGCCGGGCCGTCGAGGAGCGCGACTGGCGCACGGCGGTCGACCGGGGAGAGGCGGCGCTGCGCGAGTGGCGCGGCCCGTACCTCGAGGAGTACGCCGACACCGAGGCCGTCCGCCTCGTCACCGGCTCGTGGCTGGAGCGGCGCGCCGGGCTGCTGCACGACCTCACGACCGGGCTGCTCGGGCTGGGTGACGTGGCCCAGGCGGTCGCCCAGGCGCGCGCGCTGGTGGCCGAGTGCCCGTTGGACGAGCGGGCGGTCTGGCTGCTGCTGGTCGCGCTGCACCGGGCGGGCCGGACCGCGGAGGCGCTCACCGCGTACCGCGACCACGCGACGGCGCTCGACGAGGAGCTCGGGCTCGAGGTCGGCGGCCCGCTGCGCGACCTGCAGGGCGCCCTCCTGCGCCAGGACCCCGGGCCAGCCGGCTGGCCCGGGCCCGGGACGACCGCCGCGCCGGTGGCCGTCGTGCCCGCTCCGCGCTCCGGTCTCGTCGGGCGGGAGGCGGAGCGGGAGCAGGTGCGCGCCGCGCTCGACGCGGCCCGCGGCACCGGGTGCGCCTGGGTCGTCCTGTCCGGGCGGCCCGGCATCGGCAAGACGCGCCTGGCCGAGGAGGCGGTGGAGCTCTGGCGAGCGGGCGGCGGCCGCGTCGCCCAGGGGCGCTGCCCGGACGACGACGCCGTCCCCGCGTGGTGGCCGCTGCGCCAGGTCGTCCGCGACCTCGGCGCCGACCCCGCGACCGTCCTGTCGGCGCCGGGCACCGCCGACCCTGCGACCGCGCGCTACGCCGTGCTGGAGCAGGTCCGCGACCTCGTCCTCGCCGCCGTCGCCGAGGGCCCGCTGCTGCTGCTCGTCGACGACGTGCACTGGGCGGACCCGAGCACGCTGCGGCTGCTCGGCCTGCTCGCCGACGAGGTCGAGCGGCCCGGGCTCGCCGTCGTGCTGACCGCGCGCCCGGGCGTCGGGGACCCGCGGCTCGAGCGGGTGCTCGCGCGCGCCGCCCGCCACCCCGGCAGCGTCCACCTGGCCCTCTCGCCGCTGACCGCGCCGGACGTGGCCGACCTGGTCGAGCAGGTACGCGGTCGCCGCCCCGACGCGGCCGAGACCGCGGCGCTGACGGCCGTCACGGGCGGGGTGCCGCTGTTCGCCCAGGAGTACGCGAAGCTCGCCTCCGCCGACCCGGAGGGCGCAGTGCCCGATGCCGTCCGCCCGGTGCTCGCCCGCCGGCTGGCCGAGCTGCCCGAGCCCGTGCTCGAGGCACTCCGCGTGGCGGCCGTCCTCGGGGACCCGCTCGACGTGCGGCTGCTCGCGGAGGTCCTCGGCAGCGACGTGACGAGCGCCGCCGACGCGCTCGACGCGGCCGCCACCGCCGAGGTCCTCGTCCACTCGGCCGCCAGCGGCGGCTACGCCTTCACCCACGCGCTGTTCCGCGACGAGGTGGCCGCGTCGGTGCCGGCCCTGCGCCGCCAGCGCCTCCACCTCGCGGCGGCCGCGGCGGCGCACGGCGGCGTCCGCGGGGACCGGGCCCTGCGCCGCGCCGGGCACCTGCGCGCGGCGGGCGCGCTGGCCGACGCGGCCGAGGTGCTGGCCGCGGCTCGCGACGCGGCCCGTACGGCGGAGCAGCAGGGCCAGCCCGAGGCCGCGGCCGGCTGGTGGCGCAGCGCGGTGGAGGCGCACGAGCTCCTGCTCGGCGCCGACCCCGCCGAGCGCGACGAGCTGGTCGCGGCGGAGCTCACGGCACTGACCCGCTCCGGACGCGGGCAGGCCGTGCTCGACGTGCTCGACGCCGAGCTCGTCACCGCGCTGCGCGCCGGGAGGACCGCCTCCGTCGGGCGGCTCGCGGCGAACCTCCTGCGCGTCTCCGGCTCGTGGCCCTGGCCGGTCTACGGCTCGGACCCCGCGCCCCTGCTCGCGACCCTGCGCGGGCTCGACGGCCTGCTCGCCGACGACCCCGCCGCCCGGGCCCGGGTCCTCGCCGTGACCGCGATCGGGCACTGCTACGACCCCGACCCCTCCGTCCCGGACGGGCTCAGCGCCCGCGCGCTCGCGCTGGCCGAGGCGACGGGCGACGCCGACGTGCTGGCCGACGCGCTGCTCGGGAGGACGCTGACGTACGCCGGGGTCGCGAGCCGCTCGGCGGAGTCGGTGGAGCTGCTCGAGCGCCTCCGCACGCTGCCCCACGAGCAGCAGGACGTCGACGAGGTGCTGCGGCACAACCTGCTGACGATGGCGTGCATGAACCTCGGGCGCACCGCGGAGGCCGCCGAGCACATCAGCGCGGGGAGCCTGCGCAGCGAGGTGCTGCGCCTGCCGGTGAACCGAGTCCAGCTCGGCTGGGCCCGGGCCTGCCTCGCCCAGTGGCGGGGCGACCTCGCGGAGGCGTCCCGGCTCTACGACGAGGCGGAGGCCGCGCACCGGCGCACGGAGCTGCAGCAGGCGGGGACCTTCGAGCTCGCGGCGCTCGTGCTCGCGTGGGACCGGGGCACGCTGGCCGCGGCGTCCGGCGACGTCCCGCACAACCCGGTCGTCGCGCGATGGACCCGCGCGGTCGCCGACGCCGCCGCTGGACGGCCGGGCGGCGAGGAGGCGCTCGCCGCGGAGGTGCACTGGCCCGAACCGGAGGTCTGGACCTCGCACGGGCGGCTCGCGCTGCTGGCCCACGTCGTCGCGGACCTCGAGCGGGCCGACCTGGCGCCCCCGCTGCGCGCCCGGCTCGCCCCGCTCGCCGGCCTGCTCGCCACCCTCGGCCAGATCGGGACGGTGGGGCCGGTCTCCCTCGCGCTCGCCCGGCTCGCCCGGCTCGAGGGCGACCGTGCCGCGGCCGGCGAGCACCTGGCCGACGCGCTCGCCCTGGCCCGGCGGGAGGGCGGCGGCAGCGCGGAGGTCCACGCCCGGGCGTACGCGCTGGCATGGGCCGCGGAGGACGCCGGCGGCCTCCGTGGCGGCGACCGGGCCGAGCTCGAGGCGGTGCTCGCGGCGGCGTCGGCGCGGGGCATGACGGGGACGGTCGAGCGGCTCGGTGCCCTGCTGCAGGAGCGGACCGCGCGCCGGTCGTGACGCCCGGCTCGAACATGTGGTCGAATGGTCGGGTGCGATGGGACAGCCAGCGCCTCGACATGGAGGCCACGAGCGCGGCGCTGCCGCTGCTGCCGAGGGGCGCGGTGGCGCGGACCTTCGACACCCCGGAGTTCCGCGGCATGACGTTCTTCGAGGTGACCGCGCGCTCGGCGCTCAACCGCGTCCCCGCGGCGAGCCGGGTGCCGTTCCGCTGGACCGTCAACCCCTACCGCGGGTGCACGCACGCCTGCGTCTACTGCTTCGCCCGCAAGACCCACGAGTACCTCGACCTCGACAGCGGTGCCGACTTCGACTCGAAGATCGTCGTCAAGGTCAACGTCGCCGAGGTGCTGGCGCGCGAGCTGCAGAAGCCGTCCTGGTCCGGTGACCACGTCGCGCTCGGGACGACGAGCGGCAGCGCACATACTAGCCAGCCGAGGTAGTCAGAAGGGACCAGGTTCTCCCGGTCTAGGTGTGTCGTCCCACTCGCCGTGGTCCCATGCAGGACCCAGGCGCTCAAGGCGACCGCCTGGTTACCGAGAGGAAGCAGCATGACAAGCACAACCACCGCCCCCGTCCTGCACTACGACGTGCCTGGCGTAGCGCTCTGGCAGGAGGGCGAGACCTTCACGCTGGACGTTCGGCACCCCGTCTCTCGCGCAGCCCTGGAGGGTGCCTGGGAGTTCATCCCCGAGGGAACGGACGTGCTCTGGGTGGAGGACGGGACGCCCGAACTCGAGCGGGTGCCCGCGCCAGACGTGAACGCATGGGCTGAGCAGTGGGTGGCCGACAACTTCCGCCCGACGGACGAGACCTGGAGTCACCTCTTCGGTCTCATCCCCAGGCAGCGGTAGCCCTGACGCCAGAAACACAAGAAGCGCCCCTGTGGCCGGAGTCCTGACGAGTGATAGTCGCCAGGCCCAACCACAGGGGCAATCTTGTGTCTAACGTAGGAGTCAACCTAAGCGCAAGCCAGGTTGCCTCTTAGGCCGCTCGTCCCGAGCGCCGGGCGGTAGTCGCCTGGTGCTTCGTAATGGTAGCGGCAAGGTCCCGCTCACTGATGACGCTCCCGGCCACATTCACAATGGTCGTGATGCCGCCCGCAAGAGCCGTGTCGAAGAAGTTCTTCCCCGAAGCCGTGGCCTTCGGCTTGGTCGTCAGCGTCTTGGTGGCCGTGCCGTTCGCCACGGCATCGGTGAAACCGTCAACAAACGCTGCCCCCGCCTGCTCGCCCAGCACCTTGAGCGGGTTATCCCCCTCGGCGTCCAGACCAAGAGCAGTTTGCAACGAGGTCACCAGACCGTCAGCAACGGTCTGCATCTGCGTCTGAAGGCTGTCAAACTGCACCTGGAGGCCAGCCGCGTACTGATCGGCAGTCTGCCCACCGACGGCGTAGAAGCTGTCAGCCAGGGACTTCCCCAGATCGTCACTGATTCCTTGAATCTGGCTCTGCATGGAGTTGATATCTCCGATAGAGCCAGGGGAGTTCAGAAGCGCCTGAGCGACCTGCCCGCCCGTGTCCGCACCGGCAGCCACAATATCCTGGAGCGACTGCTTGTTGAGACCCTTGCTCAGCAAGTCCTTCACGTTGGACGCAAAGCCCTTGACCTGAGCCAGCTTGTCCCCCAGCCTCTTTCCGAGACCAGCCGCAGTGTTGTCACCCGTAGGATTACCGTCGGCGTCCGTGGACCCATCCAGGAGGCCCGTGAGGTTCCCGAGACCAGCCAGGTTGCCACTGACCTGGCTGGCGTAGCCGAGGGCGCTGCTCAGGTTGTCCTGCGCCGCCTTCAGCTTCGTAGCAACGTCGTCCCGCTGCTTCGCAAGGTCCTGCAACTTCTGATTAGCAACAGCGATAGCCTGGCGCGCCGCCTCAATATTCTTCGGATCACGGGCCTTTGCGGTCGCGGCGTCGTACGCGTTGAGGTCGTCCTTCGCCTTGCTGAGCGCCTTGCCACTGCTTGTGACCTTGCCCGCTGCGTTCCTTGCTCGCTCCTGGGCGTCGTGCAGGGAGTTCCAGGCAGCCGTTACGCGCTTCTGTGCGGCAGCCTCAGCCTTCGCCTTGGCCTCCTCGCTCTTGGCGGTGGAGCCCTTCTTGTCGGCCCTCACGGGGGCCTCCTGGGCCGTCTGAAGGGCCTTCACGGCGGCTTGGTACTTCTTCATGGCCTCGGTGCGCTTGAGCACCGCCTCAGTGGACGCCTTGACCGCATTGGCATTGGCCGTGCTGGCGTCGGTGACCTTCTGGTTGAGACCGCTCCGCTCGGAGCCGAGGTCCGCCGGAAGCCCAAGGACAGAGGTAGCCAGGTTGAGTGCCTGATCCTTGATGCCAGACGTGTCCCCCACAAGGTTGGCAACAATCCCGTTGCTGTCCTTGTTGAAGAGGTCAGTCTCAAAGCGCTTCATGGCATCCGAGACCGAGCGAGCGAGAGCGGCAACAGCAGCCACAGCCTTGGGTGTAGTGCGCTTGACGCCAGCCGCGTAACCCTCAACCGTGTTGTCACCGTACTCAGCAAAGACTCGCGACGGCGAGTGGATGCCAAGGAACGAGGTAAAGGTGTTCTTGGCCGTGGAGGCAAGACCCTTCATGGCGTCCTTGACGAAACTCGCCGAGCTGGTGACTCCACGAACAAGCCCACGAACCAGGTTCACCCCAGCGTCAACCAGCAGGCTCCCAAAGTCAGCCGCAGCGTTCTTGATGAGAGCACCCAGCGCCTGAATACTGGCACTCACGCCAGCAAACTTCCCCGTCATCGCGTTGAGGAAGAGTTCAATCACGTTGCGTCCGGCGTCTACCAGGAGCTTGGCGATCTTCACCCCGCCATTGATGAGCAGGCGGTTGATGGTGCCCAGCACGTCGCCCACGGCCGTAGGAGCACGGTCTAGCATCGCTCGGCCGAAGTTCACGATTGCTCTAGCTCCCGCGAACTGAAGCGTGAGGAGCGCCTTGTCAGCCCGGATCGGCAGTTCGGCAAGATACTTGACAATGCTCACGATCATGCCGCTGATAGACCCAGCGGAGTCAGTGCCAATCTTGGTGAAGCTGCGAGCGAAGCCCTTACCCAGGTTGCCCAGGACCCGGACAGCGGCGGACTCCAGTCCATCCCCGAACTTCTGAAGGGCCTCAACACCCCACTTCAGCAGGCCACCGGCCAGCGGAACGCGGGCCAGCACCTCACCAAGAGCACCGGCAATCTTCGCCGGGGCAAAGGCGATGGATAGCCCCGCCACCAGGACAAGCTCCCAATGCGCCGCAAGCTGCGAGAAGAGGGCCTTGGGGTCGAACGCCAGAAGCCCGGACGCGAGACCGATGACGAACGGAAGCGCGACCTTGCCAGCGGCAATACCGACACCCACCCAATCGACCTGCTTCACCCAGCCCAGGAGGACGGTAGCCAGGTCAGCCGAAGCCTTCAGCGTGGTCCCAATGGCAGTGCCAATAGCCTGACCCAGCGGACCCCAATCGCCCGTCTGCACACCCGCCGTGAAGGCGTCAATGAGCGTCTTGGCACCGTCTCGGATGCCTACCGCCATGCTGTGCAGGATCGGCGTAACGTCCATCTTGATTTGCGAGAAGGCGTCCATGACCGGCTGACGCCAGGTCTTGACCTTCTCTGTCACTGCACTGCCAGCATTCCCGAGAGAGTCAAGGATCGGCTGGACGAACGCCTTACCGGCGCTAGCGTCAGCCTTGCCCGTCTTGAAGAGCTTGCTGAGGTCGATGCTAGGAAGGTTCTCCTTGAGAGAACGCTTCAGCTTCTCGAACTCGCCCTTGACCTTGTTGATAGCGGCAGGGGTCTTGTTGCTAATCCAGCTCGTGAGGTCAACGAACTTGTTGAGGACCACCTTGATAGCCGGGAAGAATGCCGTGACGATGTTGGCAGCAGCCAGGCCAGAGGCGTCCTTGATATTCGAAATCATGCCCTGGACGGTGTGCGACTGCTTGTCCATCATGCCGCCGTAGGACTTCTCCATGCCGGACATGAAGGCATCCATAGCGGTCTTGCTGTCCACCTGGCGCTTGGTGACCTTGTCCATCGCCCCGGCGACATTCGTCCCGAGCTTGTCGGCAAGCATCTGCCAGGCGGGGATGCCAGCCTCGGTGAGCTGGTTCATCTCCTGAGCCATGACGTGACCCTTGGTGTTGATCTGACCCAGAGCCAGAGTCACGCGGTCCAGCGTCTCGCCATTGCCACCAACAGCGGCAACAGCGTTACCGGCATTGGTCAGCAGGGGAATGATCTGCTTGGAGGCAAAGCCCATCGCCAGCAGGCGGTTAGCCTGAGTGACCAGCTCGGGGAACTCAAACGGCGTGGTCTTGGCAAAGTTCTTCAGGTTGTTGAGCATGGTGTCGGCAGCCTTGGCCGACCCCAGAAGGGTCGTAAAGCCAATGCGCGCCTGCTCAAGCTTCTCAGCCAGCGTGAAGCCAGCCTTGGCTCCGTTAACCGCCATGCGTGCCAGCGAGGCCGCTGCAAGGCCACCCATAACCCCAAACGCCGTCCCGACCGCAGCGGTGCGAGCAGAGAGACGCTTGAGTGCAGCTTCGGTCTTAGCGGCGCTAGCGGAGGTTCCGCTGAAGGCACGCTGGACGGACTTGGCGTCACCGACGATGACGACGCGCAGGGTTTGAGAGGAATCAGCCATGTGGATTGCCTTGGGTTCAGAAGTCACGGGGAACGACAAAAAGGCCCCCCGACCCGGCCGAGATTGAGAGAATCGGCGGGCCAGGGGGCCAAAGAGCGGCTGAGCCGCCTCACTGTGAACTCCGGTGTACCGGGCGGAACGCAGCAGTGAGGGATGACGCGGCGCAGCAGCTCACTAGCGGGCTAAGCCCCTCTGTCGGGTGGAGGTCCCTGTAAGACACCCCGGCCGAGGGCCGCTAGAAGTTGTTACGAGGCGGAAGCCTTGAGAATCTGGACGCTGGTGGCCTCAGCGACGTTGATACCGGCGAGGCGGTACGTCAGGCGAAGGCCAAGGCTGTCCGCGCCGAAGAAGGCATCGGCGCTGTAGGCGATATTCACGTCACGACGAACGCCGACGTAGATGCGACTGGCGTCAGCCACGATGACCGTACGCGCGGGGAGGTTCGCGCTCACGAGGAGCGGAAGGCCAGCGGCGCGGTCGGTGGGCGTCGTGGTCGGGCTGCCAATGATGAACTCACCCGTGGTGGTCTGAGTCGCGCGCAGCGGCTTGGCCTGATCCGGGGATGCCCAGACGACAGTAGCGCTAGCGCCAGTCGCCTCAATGTCGGTGACGGAGTTCAGAATGTCCGTCCACGTAATCGCGGTGTGGCCGGTGCTGAAGTTGGTTGTGGTGCCCTGACTGGCAGCAGTGAGGCCCTTGAGGGCCGTAGTGCCGTTGCCCGCGCCGAAGGCGTCCACGTCAACCGCGCTACCAACGTCACGAGTCATAATGTGCGCAATCTCGTTGCGCAGGTCCACCGAAGCATCCTCAAGGATCTCCGAGGACGCTCGGTAGAGGCTCGCGTACTTAATGGGCTTGAACGTCTGCGCGCCGAAGGAAAGCGTTCCCTCGGTGATGCTTGCACCCTCGGCAACAACGCCGGGAGCCGAAGAACTCTGCACCTGAGGAATCAGGAAACTGCCACCGGTGAAGCGGCGGACCTGAAGCCCCGGGGCACGGAGGAAAACAGACGCGGCGGCAAGCTTGCCAATCAGCTCATGGGCCGTCTCGGTGGGAACGGTGTAACCACCGGCCGGGTTGGTGCCCTCTGCAATGAGGGCCCGCAGCTCGCTCGTCCCAGGAATCAGAGAGCGGTTCTCATCGCCAGGCACCGCGTTAGCGGCGGCGTGAAGAACTCGGGAACGCCGCTCAGTCACGGCGGACGAAGCGCCCTCGTTAGACTTCTCAACAGCGCTGAGGACAATAGCCTCAAGCGCGTCCCGGCGCTCAATGTGCTGGTCCTCAAGACCAGGAGCGTTGATAGCGGCCAGAACCTCGTTACGCGTCTCAGACCGGAGCGAAGTCAGGACAGCGGCAAGCTCGGTCGGGGCAAGCCCGCGCTGCTCGCTGCGGGCCTTCTCAATAAGCGCCTCGAAGGCGTCAATGTTGAACAATGTGGGTCCTTCTGGACAGCAGAAAGCCCACTAGCCGGAAGCGCTAGCGGGCTGAATTGAACGGGGTTGGCGCCGGTCCTAGGACCGGTAGAAATGAAGAACGGGCAGCGCCCCTTAGGACGCCACCCGGCTCTCCCCAACCCGTGTTCTGCGGACCAGCAAGACCTGACGCGGCTTCACGCCAGGACAATCAAGATCGGACCGTTAGCGGTCCGGGTAACCCAGCACTCCGTAGAGCGGCTGAGCAGGGCCGTCCTCGAACGTGACGGCGACGGCGCGGATGGGAGCAACCTCCCGCTCAAGCGCCTTGAGGCTCACTGCCTCGCGGCGGGCAGCCTCATGGACTGCCCAGGCCAGCTCTGACCACAGAGCGGCGTACGGCTCATCCTTGGTGGCATTGGCGTCCCTGAGGCCCGTGAAGGCCGACAGGAGGGCCTGTCGCTGAGTCCGGGTGATCCGGTC
It encodes:
- the yidD gene encoding membrane protein insertion efficiency factor YidD, producing MALQPAERERSCWGRAWFRARHPFGGRKRKDRDWCDGCDDGGLLDACSGLDGCDIGFLLGPLLVLTAWAVLTGQRDRVVVDERRYPSALARLAATAVRAYQERTSLRWGARCRYTPSCSTYALDALAVHGLRRGTLLARARLRRCRPGGGRGWDPVPSAVGEATDEAQP
- a CDS encoding DUF3052 family protein: MDVGYSGTPLARKLGIRAGSRVLLAGAPAGFVVPDLPDGTVVHRRAGSGDYDVVLAFVVQQVELARALERLPARLSTAGGLWLCWPKRSSGVVTGLGEGDVRAAGLASGLVDNKVCAVDATWSGLRFVRRLADR
- a CDS encoding amidohydrolase family protein → MPTTPSPSLPLPTASPDTSRVLVRGATVLTVDPELGVLPRGDVLVEGERILAVGTDLSAAGATVIDATGMIALPGFVDAHVHAWEGQLRGSGPVVDFGGYLGLTAFGAGPRYSPDDVYAGTLATAVSALDAGITTVVDNAHNALTLEHAVAGVQALTDAGLRGVAAVGAPFGSPDDGVVALAARLRESTSTPLVGVRAFGVHPSDRLWRAAAEAGLWVSTELGPHTPDLTAVMGALAASGLLGERHAFNHCYDLPEAVWRLVAESGAAVNLCPRSDAAFGLGSAVAPVEAALACRGEVGLSGDNEISYALSMFAEMQVLQSRYRAEAWRRRAAGEQAETDALTPERLLRMATLGGAANAGLADRVGSLTPGKQADIVLLRADSPRLAGVPDPMVAVTAYADTADVDTVLVAGRLRKRYGRLVGRTLQTAQELAVESRERLAASTRTPA
- a CDS encoding BTAD domain-containing putative transcriptional regulator, with the protein product MLDFRLLGRLQVEQDGQPLPLGPPKQRALLALLLHETGSVVSSDRLVHEIWGEDASPQITSSLYALVSRLRQVVRDSPDTPSPLVRSGSGYLIDVVPGQLDAVRFQEGVRAARRAVEERDWRTAVDRGEAALREWRGPYLEEYADTEAVRLVTGSWLERRAGLLHDLTTGLLGLGDVAQAVAQARALVAECPLDERAVWLLLVALHRAGRTAEALTAYRDHATALDEELGLEVGGPLRDLQGALLRQDPGPAGWPGPGTTAAPVAVVPAPRSGLVGREAEREQVRAALDAARGTGCAWVVLSGRPGIGKTRLAEEAVELWRAGGGRVAQGRCPDDDAVPAWWPLRQVVRDLGADPATVLSAPGTADPATARYAVLEQVRDLVLAAVAEGPLLLLVDDVHWADPSTLRLLGLLADEVERPGLAVVLTARPGVGDPRLERVLARAARHPGSVHLALSPLTAPDVADLVEQVRGRRPDAAETAALTAVTGGVPLFAQEYAKLASADPEGAVPDAVRPVLARRLAELPEPVLEALRVAAVLGDPLDVRLLAEVLGSDVTSAADALDAAATAEVLVHSAASGGYAFTHALFRDEVAASVPALRRQRLHLAAAAAAHGGVRGDRALRRAGHLRAAGALADAAEVLAAARDAARTAEQQGQPEAAAGWWRSAVEAHELLLGADPAERDELVAAELTALTRSGRGQAVLDVLDAELVTALRAGRTASVGRLAANLLRVSGSWPWPVYGSDPAPLLATLRGLDGLLADDPAARARVLAVTAIGHCYDPDPSVPDGLSARALALAEATGDADVLADALLGRTLTYAGVASRSAESVELLERLRTLPHEQQDVDEVLRHNLLTMACMNLGRTAEAAEHISAGSLRSEVLRLPVNRVQLGWARACLAQWRGDLAEASRLYDEAEAAHRRTELQQAGTFELAALVLAWDRGTLAAASGDVPHNPVVARWTRAVADAAAGRPGGEEALAAEVHWPEPEVWTSHGRLALLAHVVADLERADLAPPLRARLAPLAGLLATLGQIGTVGPVSLALARLARLEGDRAAAGEHLADALALARREGGGSAEVHARAYALAWAAEDAGGLRGGDRAELEAVLAAASARGMTGTVERLGALLQERTARRS